One window from the genome of Nicotiana sylvestris chromosome 9, ASM39365v2, whole genome shotgun sequence encodes:
- the LOC138878597 gene encoding uncharacterized protein, which translates to MRRFRGYSSIDDNGSSANIFPLSTLNKMKVEDERIHKNSICIRGFDGGGKDSVGNIVLELTIGPVEFTMEFQVLDVAVSYNLLLGLPWIHVAKAIPSTLHQMVKFEWDRQEIVVHGEDNQCARDDAIVSFIEVEDDKGP; encoded by the coding sequence atgcgaagattccgtggttactcgagtATTGATGATAATGGTTCCAGTGCCaacattttccctctctccacCTTAAACAAAATGAAAGTGGAGGATgagagaattcacaagaacagtatttgcattCGGGGATTTGATGGTGGAGGCAAAGATTCAGTCGGTAAtatagtgctggagctgacaatagggccagttgaatttactatggaattccaagtgctggatgtGGCTGTTTCCTACAATCTGCTATTGGGTCTACCTTGGATCCATGTTGCCAAGGCGATCCCATCCAccctgcatcaaatggtcaaatttgaatgggatagacaggaaatagttgtgcacggtgaGGATAATCAGTGTGCTCGTGATGATGCTATTGTGTCGTTCATTGAGGTTgaggacgacaaggggccatag